One Polypterus senegalus isolate Bchr_013 chromosome 10, ASM1683550v1, whole genome shotgun sequence DNA segment encodes these proteins:
- the LOC120537113 gene encoding uncharacterized protein LOC120537113, protein MGTEKTYQWCHQRCIPVTIDIVKQIVNNCSTCTEVKQWPLQKKATGKLKRGMGPGQIWQVDYIGPLPRENRLLYALTAVDTYSGLLQAYPSTRADQKATLNGLSQLIQAYGVPEEIQSDQGSHFAGRDVQEWAQGAGIQWTLHIPYHPQAAGLIERMNGLLKEQVKKLTGHNHLKGWTKVLKQALFNLNNRPLAGSTPFMRHQNVGGEPPVCALRLTTISPLANNELTPTGLLVRAPKSLTLKLNSSDKLSLGITGQWPKEWEVRINIEMLVTDECLTGTLEICVNEWYLALENQGSKDIHIAEGQAICKLHIDKVTPVSVSIAQFKGEIGGKVWVLTQGKSQGQEK, encoded by the coding sequence ATGGGAACAGAGAAAACATATCAATGGTGTCATCAGCGATGTATTCCAGTCACTAttgatattgttaaacaaatagtGAATAATTGctccacatgtacagaagtaaaacAATGGCCCCTACAGAAGAAGGCAACTGGTAAACTGAAGAGAGGAATGGGACCAGGACAAATTTGGCAGGTGGATTACATTGGGCCACTGCCACGAGAAAATAGACTATTATATGCTTTAACTGCAGTAGATACCTATTCTGGACTGTTACAAGCTTATCCATCAACAAGAGCTGACCAGAAAGCTACACTGAATGGACTGAGCCAGTTAATCCAAGCATATGGAGTGCCTGAAGAAATCCAAAGTGATCAAGGAAGCCACTTTGCTGGAAGAGACGTACAAGAGTGGGCTCAAGGAGCTGGCATTCAATGGACTCTGCATATCCCTTATCACCCACAGGCTGCAGGACTTATTGAGAGAATGAATGGCCTGTTgaaagaacaagttaaaaaactTACTGGGCATAATCATCTTAAAGGCTGGACTAAAGTGTTAAAGCAAGCCTTATTTAATCTCAATAATCGTCCGTTGGCTGGGTCCACACCTTTTATGAGACATCAAAATGTCGGAGGAGAGCCACCTGTGTGTGCCCTCCGCCTGACAACAATTAGTCCACTGGCAAACAATGAATTAACTCCCACAGGGTTATTGGTTAGGGCACCTAAATCACTTACACTCAAATTAAATTCCTCAGACAAACTCAGCTTGGGTataacaggtcagtggccaaaggaATGGGAGGTGAGAATAAACATTGAAATGCTTGTAACAGATGAATGTTTAACAGGGACATTAGAGATCTGTGTAAATGAATGGTATTTAGCTTTAGAAAATCAAGGCAGTAAAGACATACACATAGCTGAAGGACAGGCCATATGTAAATTGCACATAGACAAAGTCACACCTGTTTCAGTCAGTATTGCGCAGTTTAAAGGAGAAATTGGAGGGAAGGTATGGGTTTTAACCCAGGGCAAAAGCCAAGGGCAGGAGAAATAA